TTATAATCATCTCCTTATGAGATAATTATAACATATATTTATTTTAATAGTAGTATAATTTGTTAAAATTTTTGATATTCTTTCCTGTTTTTATTTATTTTTATGACTATATAATAAAGTTTTGCCTAGAAGGATAATACTAAAATACTATTAAGATTAATTTTGAGTATAATAAAATTTTTAAAATGTACAAAAAATAGAAGGAATATCTTTATTTTTATAGAAGTAATAATTAGAGTCGCGAAATTTATTTTAAAGGGGGTCACAAGATGTTAGATAAAGGATTAATTCAAGAAGTTCTTGATGAAGCATTAAAAACAGGTGGAGATTTTGCCGAAATATTTGTTGAAGATACTCAATCCACATCAATTTTACTTTTAGGTGGTGTTGTTGAAGAAAGCAATTCAGGAAGGGATTACGGAGTAGGTATTAGGATCTATTATGGCTTAAATTCAGTTTATGCCTATACCAACGATAGCTCTAAAGAAAATCTCCTCAAAGTTGCCAAAACAGCTGCTGCCGCTATAAAGGGGACAAAGGGAGATTTAACAATTAACCTAACTACTAGCACTATAGAAAATAACCATCTTGTAAAAAAACTGCCAAATACTATTTCTAAAAAAGAAAAAGTTGATGTTATGAAAAGGGCATACTTTGTAGCTAAAAATTATAGTCCAGAAATTACTCAAGTTATTGTTCGCTATTTAGATGTAGATCAAAAGGTTCTTATTGCTAATAGTGAAGGTTTATTTGTGGAAGATAGAAGGGTAAGGACCCGTCTGCCCATTGAAGCAATTGCTTCTAAAGGAACGGAAAAACAATCGGGTTTTTATGGACCAGGGGCCCATAAGGGATTTGAATTTTTTGAGGATATAGATATAGATTATTATGCAAAGGAAGCTGCTAGAATCGCAGTAACAATGATTAATGCTGATCATTGTCCTAGTGGAAAAATGCCAGTAATCATAGATAATGAATTTGGTGGTGTTATTTTCCATGAGGCTTGTGGTCACGGCTTAGAAGCTACTTCAGTTGCCAAAAAGACTTCAGTTTTTGCTGATAAACTAGGAGAATTGGTCGCTTCAGAATTTGTTACTGCTATAGATGATGGAACTATACCAAATGCTTGGGGATCTTCCAATATCGATGATGAGGGGATGAAAACCCAGAAAAATATATTAATTGAAAATGGAATTTTAAAGGGTTATATGATAGATAGATTAAATAGTCGCCGTATGGGTATGGCTCCTACGGGAAATGGTAGAAGACAAAGTTATAAATTTGCTCCAACTTCTAGGATGACTAATACTTATATTGCACCTGGGAAATCAACACCTGAAGAAATTATTAGTAATACAGAATATGGACTTTACGCTAGATACATGGGTGGAGGTTCAGTAAATCCTGCTACTGGTGAATTTAATTTTGCAGTAAATGAAGGTTATATAATTAAGAATGGAAAAATTCACAAACCAGTGCGCAGTGCTACGTTAATTGGTAGAGGTATAGAGGTATTGAAAAAGATAGATATGGTCGGCAATAACTTAGGCTTAGGTCAAGGAATGTGTGGCTCTGTTAGTGGGTCAATACCTGCTAATGTAGGGCAACCAATGATCAGGGTTTCAGAAATGACTGTTGGTGGTAGAAAGGGGGAGTAAAAGGTGAATATCCAAAACTTTAAAGATAAGTTATTTGCTAAAGGTAAAGAACATGGTTTTACAGATATGGAAATTTACTTTACTAGAAGTAATAATTTCAGTGTGAAAATTTTCAAAGGTGAAGTAGATGATTACTCTGTAGCAGATGAATCTGGTTTAGCCTTTAGAGGTTTATATAAAGGGAAAATGGGTTATTCTTTCACAGAAAAGGTTGACGAAAGCTCTATCGATATTTTGGTAGAAGAAGCAAAGGGAAATGCTATGATAATTGAAGATGAAGATGAGGTGGAAATTTTCTCTGGATCACCACAATACAGTGATTATGATGGATATAATCCAGAATTAGAAAATTTTACTGCGGAAATGAAGATACAGTTTGCTAAAAAGCTAGAAGAAGCTGCTTTTGCTCAAGATAAACGGGTAGTCGCTGTAAATTACTGTTTGATGGCTTCCGGTGAAGGAGAGAAAATAATCAGCAATACCAAAGGTTTAGAAAAGAGGGCAAAAGATAATTTGGCATATACATATCTTTCTGTTGTTGTTAAAGATGGGGAAAACATCAA
This sequence is a window from Anaerobranca gottschalkii DSM 13577. Protein-coding genes within it:
- a CDS encoding TldD/PmbA family protein, giving the protein MLDKGLIQEVLDEALKTGGDFAEIFVEDTQSTSILLLGGVVEESNSGRDYGVGIRIYYGLNSVYAYTNDSSKENLLKVAKTAAAAIKGTKGDLTINLTTSTIENNHLVKKLPNTISKKEKVDVMKRAYFVAKNYSPEITQVIVRYLDVDQKVLIANSEGLFVEDRRVRTRLPIEAIASKGTEKQSGFYGPGAHKGFEFFEDIDIDYYAKEAARIAVTMINADHCPSGKMPVIIDNEFGGVIFHEACGHGLEATSVAKKTSVFADKLGELVASEFVTAIDDGTIPNAWGSSNIDDEGMKTQKNILIENGILKGYMIDRLNSRRMGMAPTGNGRRQSYKFAPTSRMTNTYIAPGKSTPEEIISNTEYGLYARYMGGGSVNPATGEFNFAVNEGYIIKNGKIHKPVRSATLIGRGIEVLKKIDMVGNNLGLGQGMCGSVSGSIPANVGQPMIRVSEMTVGGRKGE